The proteins below come from a single Prosthecobacter sp. SYSU 5D2 genomic window:
- a CDS encoding response regulator produces the protein MNLPRPSSDPSDDIVSQDTLSVNHRILIVDDNTTIHEDFRKILSPTDFGESDLNMIESAVFGEAQPSRSMPEFELAFAAQGDGAVRLVEMGLQQGRPFALALVDVRMPPGMDGIATIKNLWRIQPDLQVAICTAYADYTWDDIVDHLGISHRLMILKKPFDPIEVIQIANGLTSKWGFERESALRQLGLQTKLWDSTKRNEDIYSRLRQEHDDRVRLEEDIRKMQKMDALGGLAAGIAHDFNNVLTVIQGHLSMNLMNGDQPPGISESMGEVLVAARRAADLTKQLLNFTSRDYKAPRPVELAKEIEAELELLKRTIGNQVELEVTHAEDLPEVMADPGSLGQIVVNLAVNARDAMPKGGRLSISTRPVHLATEQEACEVHADAHVGHFVVLTVSDNGSGMPAEVLKQIFDPFFTTKEPGKGTGMGLAMVRGLARHMGGWVTVNSVVGVGTDFNIYLPVAGSAEKSGTPSIFNMDFDGLMHDVSPCTLLIVDDDSSVRHVMNYVLENQGHTVLAAKDAHEAWQMWRAHRHTINLVISDINLPGDASGFDLGRAILGDDATLPIIFTSGYCPDILGQTTSLKLGINYLPKPFDVLDLLNAVGQALTTGISRGLPQPPARQSVIEEKSSSEKV, from the coding sequence ATGAACTTGCCCCGCCCCTCTTCTGATCCCTCGGATGATATTGTCTCCCAAGACACGCTGAGTGTGAATCATCGCATTCTGATTGTGGATGACAATACCACCATCCATGAGGACTTTCGCAAGATCCTGTCGCCAACAGACTTTGGGGAGTCGGATCTGAACATGATCGAATCGGCGGTGTTTGGAGAAGCCCAGCCGTCGCGTTCAATGCCGGAATTCGAGCTCGCGTTTGCGGCTCAGGGTGACGGAGCGGTGAGGCTGGTGGAGATGGGTTTGCAGCAGGGGCGCCCGTTTGCTCTGGCCTTGGTGGATGTGAGGATGCCGCCTGGGATGGACGGAATTGCCACGATTAAAAACTTGTGGCGTATCCAGCCAGATCTTCAGGTCGCGATTTGTACCGCGTATGCCGATTATACCTGGGATGACATTGTGGACCATCTTGGCATCTCCCACAGGCTGATGATCCTGAAGAAGCCTTTTGACCCGATTGAGGTCATCCAGATCGCCAACGGACTCACTTCCAAATGGGGGTTTGAGAGGGAGTCCGCTCTGCGCCAGCTGGGTCTTCAGACGAAGCTTTGGGACAGCACCAAGCGCAATGAGGACATCTATTCACGCCTGCGCCAGGAACATGATGATCGTGTGCGTCTGGAGGAAGACATCCGCAAGATGCAGAAGATGGATGCGCTGGGAGGTCTGGCCGCCGGCATTGCTCATGACTTTAACAATGTGCTGACAGTGATCCAGGGGCATCTGAGCATGAACCTGATGAATGGTGACCAGCCGCCTGGGATTTCCGAATCCATGGGTGAGGTGCTGGTGGCGGCGCGGCGTGCTGCGGACCTGACCAAGCAACTTTTGAACTTCACCAGCCGGGATTACAAAGCCCCAAGACCGGTGGAACTGGCCAAGGAAATCGAAGCCGAGCTGGAACTGCTTAAAAGAACCATAGGCAACCAGGTGGAACTGGAGGTGACGCATGCCGAGGACCTGCCTGAAGTGATGGCGGATCCGGGGTCTCTGGGACAGATCGTTGTCAATCTTGCAGTCAATGCCCGGGATGCCATGCCGAAGGGCGGACGTCTTAGCATCAGCACCCGGCCGGTGCATCTGGCCACGGAGCAGGAAGCCTGTGAAGTGCATGCCGATGCACATGTGGGGCATTTTGTCGTATTGACAGTCAGCGACAACGGCAGCGGCATGCCTGCGGAAGTGCTGAAGCAGATCTTCGATCCGTTTTTTACGACCAAGGAGCCTGGCAAGGGCACTGGCATGGGGCTGGCCATGGTGCGCGGTCTGGCACGTCACATGGGCGGCTGGGTGACAGTTAACAGCGTGGTGGGTGTGGGCACCGATTTTAACATTTATCTCCCTGTTGCGGGAAGTGCTGAGAAGTCGGGTACGCCGTCCATCTTCAACATGGATTTTGACGGCCTGATGCATGACGTGTCCCCCTGCACGCTGTTGATCGTGGATGATGACTCCAGCGTGCGGCATGTGATGAACTATGTGCTGGAAAACCAGGGGCACACGGTGCTGGCGGCCAAGGATGCCCATGAGGCCTGGCAGATGTGGCGTGCCCACCGGCACACCATCAATCTGGTCATTTCCGACATCAACCTGCCCGGGGATGCCAGCGGCTTTGACCTGGGCAGGGCCATTCTGGGAGATGATGCCACACTTCCGATCATCTTTACCAGCGGTTACTGCCCGGACATCCTGGGCCAGACGACTTCTCTGAAACTGGGGATCAACTATCTGCCGAAGCCCTTTGACGTGCTGGATCTGCTGAATGCGGTGGGACAGGCGCTGACCACGGGCATCTCCCGCGGGCTGCCGCAGCCGCCGGCCAGGCAGAGTGTGATCGAAGAAAAGTCATCTTCGGAAAAAGTGTGA
- a CDS encoding arylsulfatase has product MKTLPCFLAVLLLLPAVLSAADKARPNIIFILADDLGYGDIGAYKKLPSKIPTPNVDRIAKEGIRFTDAHSPSSVCSPTRYALLTGRYAWRSRLQQGVVPPWGPPLLKEGQTTVATMLREKGYRTGLIGKWHLGIQWPTNDGQPAAAGPDRLSNVDFSKPFAGGPVAHGFDHYFGVDVPNYPPYCFLKNDRTVGIPTLPDTGRVDGFNRPGPMLEGWKLLDILPELNRQAVSFVESSAKSGKPFFLYYALTSPHYPVVPAKEFQGKTTVGDYGDFVFQTDWCVGQILEALEREGVADNTLIIFTSDNGPEVTGEVNPGVYDRVQIHKHHSLDGLRGAKRDLWEAGHRVPYVARWPGKIAPGSVSEETICHVDFLRTMAAIVGAELPEDTGVDSHNVLPSLLGQKTDAPIREGTVHHSGSGRFAIRKGDWVLIAHVTGDDNRRAGEPEWMKKQRGYVAHDQPGELYHLKDDLIEKNNLYAEKPELVAEMRALLEKIVADGRSTPGAAQSNDVPVVIDKPILNPQGKKAKVRP; this is encoded by the coding sequence ATGAAAACGCTCCCTTGCTTTCTAGCTGTGCTCTTGCTTCTGCCTGCGGTCCTGTCAGCTGCGGACAAGGCCCGGCCTAACATCATATTCATTCTGGCGGATGACCTGGGATATGGGGACATCGGCGCGTATAAAAAGCTGCCATCAAAGATTCCCACGCCGAATGTGGATCGCATCGCCAAGGAAGGGATTCGTTTCACGGATGCGCATTCGCCTTCCTCGGTCTGCTCACCCACGCGCTATGCGCTGCTCACGGGAAGGTATGCGTGGCGGTCGCGGTTGCAGCAGGGGGTGGTGCCGCCTTGGGGTCCACCATTGCTCAAAGAGGGCCAAACGACGGTCGCCACGATGCTGCGCGAAAAGGGTTATAGGACAGGACTCATCGGCAAGTGGCACCTGGGCATCCAGTGGCCGACGAACGACGGCCAGCCTGCGGCGGCGGGGCCGGACCGGCTGAGCAATGTGGACTTTTCCAAACCCTTTGCCGGCGGGCCGGTGGCGCATGGGTTTGATCATTACTTCGGCGTGGATGTGCCCAACTATCCGCCCTACTGCTTTTTGAAAAACGACCGCACGGTGGGCATTCCCACGCTGCCGGACACCGGACGTGTGGACGGATTCAACCGGCCCGGACCGATGCTGGAAGGCTGGAAGCTGTTGGACATTCTGCCGGAGCTGAACCGGCAGGCGGTGAGCTTCGTGGAAAGCTCGGCCAAAAGCGGCAAGCCTTTCTTTCTCTATTATGCGCTGACCTCGCCGCATTATCCGGTGGTGCCTGCCAAGGAGTTTCAGGGCAAGACGACGGTGGGGGATTACGGGGACTTTGTTTTCCAGACGGACTGGTGCGTGGGGCAGATCCTGGAGGCGCTGGAGCGTGAAGGCGTTGCGGACAATACGCTGATCATTTTCACCAGCGACAATGGACCGGAGGTCACCGGTGAGGTGAATCCAGGCGTGTATGACCGTGTGCAGATCCACAAGCATCACAGCCTGGACGGACTGCGCGGAGCCAAGCGGGACCTTTGGGAGGCCGGTCACCGTGTGCCGTATGTGGCGCGCTGGCCGGGAAAAATTGCACCCGGTTCCGTCAGCGAGGAGACCATCTGCCATGTGGACTTTTTGCGCACGATGGCGGCCATTGTCGGGGCGGAGCTGCCGGAGGATACGGGAGTGGACAGTCACAATGTACTGCCCTCTTTGTTAGGTCAAAAGACGGATGCGCCGATTCGTGAGGGCACGGTGCATCACAGCGGCTCCGGCCGTTTTGCCATCCGCAAGGGGGACTGGGTGCTCATTGCCCATGTGACTGGCGATGACAACCGCCGCGCGGGTGAGCCGGAATGGATGAAAAAGCAGCGCGGTTATGTGGCCCATGACCAGCCGGGCGAGCTGTATCATCTGAAAGACGACCTCATCGAGAAAAACAACCTTTACGCTGAGAAGCCGGAACTGGTGGCTGAGATGCGTGCCTTGCTGGAAAAAATTGTAGCCGATGGCCGCTCCACGCCCGGTGCTGCGCAGTCCAATGACGTGCCGGTGGTCATTGACAAACCGATCTTGAATCCCCAAGGCAAAAAAGCCAAGGTCCGACCATGA
- a CDS encoding sulfatase-like hydrolase/transferase produces the protein MKTITLLVSLLAAVCLSAWAEKPNVILIMVDDFGYECVTANGGESYQTPVLDGLAKEGVRFEHCHTTPLCTPTRVQLMTGRYNVRNYLNFGTLPKTETTFAHLLKKAGYATAICGKWQLGADKDLPQHFGFDESYLWQHTRRPPRYANPGLEHNGEPVDFTNGEYGPKLVNDFALDFITRHKEKPFFLYYPMILTHNPFQPTPDSPEWDPATQGEKAKQHDKHFADMTAYTDKMVGRLVSKLDELGVRENTLLLFIGDNGTHSQISSRFKGADYQGGKGTTTRHGTHVPMIASWPAQMKSGRVNGDLISTADFLPTLCEAAGVTVPDNIDGVSFLPQLKGEAGSPREWLYCWYSPRQRADLTVHEFAWNQSYKLYRDGRFFDLTADPSENKELMVEGLTGEAAAAATKLGGVLEKFKDARPVELDEAFMKAAKNAPDKAKKKKGKK, from the coding sequence ATGAAAACGATTACCCTTTTGGTTAGTCTGCTGGCGGCGGTGTGCCTGTCCGCATGGGCGGAAAAGCCCAACGTCATCCTCATCATGGTGGATGATTTTGGTTATGAATGCGTCACGGCCAATGGCGGTGAATCCTACCAGACGCCGGTGCTGGATGGTCTGGCCAAAGAGGGGGTTCGTTTTGAGCATTGCCACACCACTCCACTATGCACACCCACCCGGGTTCAGCTCATGACCGGGCGCTACAACGTGCGCAATTATTTAAACTTCGGCACCCTGCCGAAGACCGAGACCACCTTTGCCCATCTACTCAAAAAAGCCGGTTACGCCACGGCCATCTGCGGCAAGTGGCAGCTCGGCGCGGACAAGGATCTGCCTCAGCATTTTGGCTTTGATGAATCCTACCTCTGGCAGCACACGCGCCGCCCGCCGCGTTATGCCAATCCCGGCCTGGAGCACAATGGCGAACCCGTGGACTTCACCAATGGCGAATACGGGCCGAAGCTGGTCAATGACTTCGCGCTCGATTTCATCACCCGGCACAAGGAAAAGCCCTTTTTCTTGTACTACCCGATGATCCTCACGCACAATCCCTTTCAACCCACTCCTGACAGCCCGGAATGGGACCCGGCTACGCAGGGGGAGAAGGCGAAGCAGCATGACAAGCATTTCGCCGATATGACGGCTTACACGGACAAGATGGTGGGGCGTCTCGTCAGCAAGCTGGATGAACTTGGCGTGCGCGAAAACACACTTCTGCTTTTTATCGGAGACAACGGCACGCACAGCCAAATCAGCAGCCGCTTCAAAGGCGCGGATTACCAGGGCGGCAAGGGAACGACCACCCGTCACGGCACCCATGTGCCCATGATTGCAAGCTGGCCCGCGCAGATGAAAAGCGGACGCGTCAACGGTGACCTCATCAGCACCGCTGACTTCCTTCCTACCCTGTGTGAAGCCGCCGGTGTGACCGTGCCGGACAATATTGATGGAGTGAGCTTCCTGCCGCAGTTAAAAGGTGAGGCCGGCTCTCCTCGCGAATGGCTTTACTGCTGGTATTCGCCCCGCCAGAGGGCGGACCTGACCGTGCATGAATTCGCCTGGAACCAGAGCTACAAGCTTTATCGCGACGGCCGCTTTTTTGATCTCACCGCAGACCCTTCTGAGAACAAAGAACTGATGGTGGAAGGACTCACCGGAGAAGCCGCCGCCGCTGCCACAAAGCTGGGTGGCGTGCTGGAAAAGTTCAAGGATGCCCGTCCGGTGGAGCTTGATGAAGCCTTCATGAAAGCCGCCAAAAACGCCCCTGACAAAGCCAAAAAGAAGAAGGGCAAAAAGTGA
- a CDS encoding arylsulfatase, with protein sequence MIRPLTSLFSLAVLSLALISSSGLAAERPNLIWIMADDLGYGDLGCFGQKVITTPNLDRMAKEGMKFTHFYAGATVCAPSRSVLMTGLHHGRTRVRGNSGKTNPAAQALKEGDVTVAKVLKEAGYQTALIGKWGLGDVGPAETGLPRKHGFDYFYGYLNQSHAHNHFPDYLWRNETKEPLSNIVTPVGENGGGYATEAIHFADDLFADEALNFVKESKDAPFFLYWSMVIPHANNERARELGDGAHVPDYGPYEDKDWPKQDKGQAAMITRLDSYVGRMMELLKEQGLAEKTLVIFTSDNGPHNESKHDLTRFNPSGPYTGIKRSLTDGGIRVPMIAWWPGKVKAGTDSRHVAYFADWLGTAADLAGAKAPEKIDSISFKPTLLGSGTQEQHEFLYWEFHEGGFKQAALYKGRWKGIRQGGPNAPVALYDQQNDVAEETNVAKEHPEIAEKIGEYLKTARTELPEWEPKWKAEGKKKK encoded by the coding sequence ATGATCCGACCTCTCACCTCCCTTTTTTCCCTGGCAGTGCTGTCACTGGCTCTCATCTCCAGCAGTGGGCTGGCGGCGGAACGGCCCAACCTGATCTGGATCATGGCGGATGACCTGGGCTACGGGGATCTGGGCTGTTTTGGCCAGAAGGTCATCACCACGCCGAACCTGGACCGGATGGCCAAAGAGGGGATGAAATTCACCCATTTTTATGCCGGGGCCACGGTGTGTGCGCCATCCCGCAGCGTGCTGATGACGGGGCTGCATCATGGACGTACGCGGGTACGTGGGAATTCCGGCAAGACGAATCCGGCTGCACAGGCCCTGAAGGAGGGTGATGTGACGGTGGCCAAGGTGCTGAAGGAAGCGGGGTATCAAACGGCGCTCATTGGCAAATGGGGTCTGGGGGATGTGGGGCCAGCGGAAACGGGGCTGCCTCGCAAGCATGGCTTCGATTACTTTTACGGCTATCTGAACCAGTCGCACGCGCACAATCATTTTCCTGACTATCTCTGGCGGAATGAGACGAAGGAGCCGCTTTCAAACATCGTCACACCGGTGGGGGAGAATGGCGGCGGTTATGCCACGGAAGCGATCCATTTTGCCGATGATCTCTTCGCCGATGAGGCGCTGAATTTTGTGAAGGAGAGCAAAGACGCGCCGTTTTTTCTCTATTGGAGCATGGTCATCCCGCATGCGAACAATGAGCGTGCGCGTGAACTGGGTGATGGTGCACATGTGCCGGACTATGGTCCGTATGAGGACAAGGACTGGCCTAAACAGGACAAGGGCCAGGCGGCGATGATCACCCGGCTGGACAGCTATGTGGGCCGCATGATGGAGTTGCTAAAAGAGCAGGGGCTGGCGGAGAAGACGCTGGTCATTTTCACCAGTGACAACGGGCCGCACAATGAGAGCAAACATGACCTGACGCGCTTCAATCCCTCCGGCCCTTATACGGGGATCAAGCGCAGCCTGACGGATGGCGGCATACGCGTGCCGATGATCGCCTGGTGGCCGGGCAAGGTGAAGGCGGGGACCGATTCGCGGCATGTGGCCTACTTTGCCGACTGGCTGGGCACGGCGGCGGATCTGGCCGGGGCCAAGGCACCGGAGAAGATTGATTCCATCAGCTTTAAGCCCACTCTTTTGGGCTCAGGCACGCAGGAGCAGCATGAGTTCCTTTATTGGGAGTTTCATGAAGGAGGCTTCAAGCAGGCGGCTCTCTACAAAGGCCGCTGGAAGGGCATCCGCCAGGGCGGGCCAAATGCGCCGGTGGCGCTCTATGACCAGCAGAATGACGTGGCTGAGGAAACCAATGTGGCCAAGGAGCATCCGGAGATCGCGGAAAAGATCGGCGAATACCTGAAAACGGCGCGCACGGAGCTGCCGGAATGGGAGCCGAAGTGGAAGGCGGAAGGGAAGAAAAAGAAGTGA
- a CDS encoding sulfatase-like hydrolase/transferase — MKLLFLCLILLCGLAYAAERPNILWITSEDNSPYLGCYGDKLAVTPNLDKLASEGLRYRHAYANAPVCSAARSTLITGMYATTLGVHNHRSSVATPAAFKMYPEHLQAAGYYCTNNSKTDYNFANRGKGKGSKIWNDSSNKAHYKNRADNQPFFAIFNFTSSHESQVAPKKGKSSFRIAPEAMPLPPYHPDTPEIRADWANYYDQMTVMDAQVGEVLAGLEKAGLAEDTIVFYYGDHGGALPRGKRNIHDSGTRVPFIVRFPKKWQHLAPAMPGEWVEDPVSFVDFPATLFSLCGVDIPEHYQGRPFLGEKKVAPREHVLLYRGRMDERYDTVRAIRDAEFRYVRNYAPHRPWGQHYSYPFQVQPSMRSWYAEFAAGRCNEVQSAYWKAKPSEELYRPEGDPHELNNLVEDKSHEARLKTMRETLRAELVSSRDAGFIPEGMVARLAGEGTIYDYAQSEAYPLERILDIADAAVSRDAAHLPALMGAMEDPHPVIRYWAATGCLVLQDKAAPAKEALSRLLKDEALDVRVVTAEALAYLGEKEIALATVTDVAKNGEPYESLAALNTLDFLWKAGHITLAQAQDSVRGLKLSEPNDRIPNYLLSEK; from the coding sequence ATGAAGCTCCTTTTCCTCTGTCTCATCCTTCTTTGCGGTCTGGCCTATGCGGCAGAACGGCCTAACATACTATGGATTACCAGTGAGGACAACAGCCCCTATCTGGGCTGCTATGGTGACAAACTGGCGGTGACTCCGAATCTGGACAAGCTGGCCTCTGAAGGGCTGCGCTACCGGCATGCCTATGCCAATGCGCCCGTGTGCTCAGCTGCCCGCAGCACCCTGATCACCGGCATGTATGCGACAACACTGGGCGTGCACAACCATCGCAGCAGCGTGGCCACGCCTGCCGCATTCAAGATGTACCCTGAGCATCTTCAGGCTGCCGGTTATTACTGCACTAACAACAGCAAGACCGATTACAACTTTGCCAACCGGGGCAAAGGCAAGGGAAGCAAGATTTGGAACGATTCCAGCAACAAGGCCCATTACAAGAACCGCGCGGATAACCAGCCTTTTTTTGCCATCTTCAACTTCACCAGCAGCCACGAAAGCCAGGTGGCTCCCAAGAAAGGCAAAAGCAGCTTCCGCATTGCGCCGGAGGCTATGCCGCTGCCGCCTTATCATCCCGACACGCCGGAGATTCGCGCGGACTGGGCCAACTACTATGATCAGATGACGGTCATGGATGCGCAGGTGGGCGAAGTGCTGGCCGGACTGGAAAAGGCGGGGCTGGCTGAAGACACCATCGTTTTCTACTATGGCGACCACGGCGGAGCACTGCCACGCGGCAAACGCAACATCCACGACTCCGGCACCCGCGTGCCATTTATCGTCCGCTTTCCCAAAAAGTGGCAGCATCTGGCCCCGGCCATGCCCGGAGAATGGGTGGAGGATCCGGTGAGCTTTGTGGATTTCCCCGCCACGCTTTTCAGCCTTTGTGGAGTGGACATTCCTGAGCACTACCAGGGCCGTCCTTTCCTTGGAGAGAAGAAGGTCGCTCCACGCGAGCACGTCCTGCTTTATCGCGGCCGCATGGACGAGCGCTACGACACTGTGCGTGCCATTCGCGATGCGGAGTTCCGCTACGTGCGCAACTACGCGCCGCATCGCCCCTGGGGCCAGCATTACAGCTACCCCTTCCAGGTGCAGCCGAGCATGAGGTCCTGGTATGCCGAGTTCGCCGCAGGCCGCTGCAACGAGGTGCAGTCAGCTTATTGGAAAGCGAAACCCTCCGAGGAGCTTTACCGCCCGGAAGGCGATCCGCATGAGCTCAACAATCTCGTCGAGGACAAGAGCCATGAAGCCCGGCTCAAAACGATGCGCGAGACCCTTCGTGCCGAACTGGTCAGCAGCCGCGATGCGGGATTCATTCCTGAGGGCATGGTGGCGCGGCTGGCCGGTGAAGGCACGATTTACGACTATGCCCAGAGCGAGGCCTATCCGCTGGAGCGCATCCTCGATATCGCAGATGCCGCTGTCTCTCGCGATGCCGCGCATCTGCCCGCCCTCATGGGCGCTATGGAAGATCCTCACCCCGTGATCCGCTACTGGGCCGCCACCGGCTGCCTGGTTTTGCAGGATAAGGCCGCTCCGGCCAAGGAGGCTCTCAGCCGTCTGCTGAAGGATGAGGCATTGGATGTCCGGGTCGTGACCGCTGAAGCGCTGGCCTATCTGGGTGAAAAGGAAATCGCTTTGGCGACCGTGACGGATGTCGCTAAAAACGGCGAGCCCTATGAATCCCTGGCCGCGCTTAACACCCTGGATTTCCTCTGGAAAGCCGGGCACATCACCCTGGCCCAGGCCCAGGACAGTGTGCGCGGGCTCAAGCTCAGTGAACCGAATGACCGCATTCCAAACTACCTGCTCTCTGAAAAATGA
- a CDS encoding DUF87 domain-containing protein, with the protein MIPSPDQYEKPGAFYLGRDYDLGAKQLQEGLLMYDSKDLVTHGVVLGMTGSGKTGLCMALLEEAAMDGIPLIAIDPKGDIGNALLTFPNLSAEEFAPWVNADDARRKGVSVDDFATQQAQMWTKGLADWGQGVERIRKLRETVDMAIYTPGSSAGLQVSILSSLDCPPASVIEDAETLADRIESTVSSLLGLMGIEADPVQSHEHILLSNILAHSWRKGENVTLENLVRHIQQPPMRKIGVVDMETFFPEGKRTALAMKLNNLIASPGFATWLEGEPLDIQRMYYTPEGKPRITIFNIAHLSDSERMFFVSLLLNQLLGWMRSQQGTTSLRAMFYMDEIYGFLPPTAMPPSKKPMMILLKQARAFGLGLLLATQNPVDLDYKALANIGTWWIGRLQTERDKARLLDGLEGAISSSGGQFERKTLEAAISGLGNRVFLMNNVHEDGPAIFHVRWIMSYLSGPLARDQVKCLMDPLRPGKAAVVGAGDDDGFLPPGAASAPAAGRNTIKPRLPEGTAEYFLATDCAAETLCYVPAILRSAEVNFDDARRKISGRSSVTLVNPIDVENQRVLWDRFVEIPRDVDVGQWNTAAEEGAEFTDLPGAAMKSGTYSSIKKDYVDWVYANHHLEVSFSPLLEAYSHPGEKVDEFKARITQTARELRDEAVEELREKTAKVLKSLEAKAIRAQAKVDTQKGQATSAKISTAVSIGSSLLGALFGRKRGIASMAKVSTVNSASRVMRESQEVAAAEAELGRIEAEMAEVEKQMADASQQIRDQYDPATLVLETVKLTPAKNKIQATAIGILWLPHERAGDELRKGWS; encoded by the coding sequence ATGATTCCATCACCTGACCAGTATGAAAAGCCCGGTGCCTTTTACCTTGGGCGTGACTATGACCTGGGGGCGAAGCAGCTTCAGGAAGGGCTGCTGATGTATGATTCCAAGGATCTGGTCACCCATGGGGTGGTGCTGGGCATGACGGGATCTGGGAAAACAGGCCTCTGCATGGCCCTGCTGGAAGAGGCGGCCATGGATGGCATTCCGCTCATCGCCATTGACCCGAAGGGTGACATTGGCAATGCGCTGCTGACCTTTCCCAATCTGAGCGCGGAGGAGTTTGCCCCCTGGGTGAATGCGGATGATGCCCGGCGCAAAGGGGTGAGTGTGGATGATTTTGCCACGCAACAGGCGCAGATGTGGACCAAAGGCCTGGCGGACTGGGGGCAGGGGGTGGAGCGCATCCGCAAACTGAGAGAAACCGTGGACATGGCCATCTACACGCCAGGCAGCAGCGCCGGGCTGCAGGTGTCCATCCTCAGCTCGCTGGACTGCCCTCCTGCATCCGTGATTGAGGATGCGGAAACGCTGGCAGACCGCATCGAAAGCACGGTTTCCTCCCTGCTGGGGCTGATGGGCATCGAGGCGGATCCGGTGCAGTCGCATGAGCACATTCTGCTGTCCAACATCCTGGCCCATTCGTGGCGGAAAGGTGAAAACGTGACGCTGGAGAATCTGGTGCGCCACATCCAGCAGCCGCCGATGCGGAAAATCGGGGTGGTGGACATGGAGACCTTTTTCCCGGAGGGCAAGCGCACGGCGCTGGCCATGAAGCTGAACAACCTGATTGCCTCGCCCGGGTTTGCCACCTGGCTGGAGGGGGAGCCGCTGGACATCCAGCGCATGTACTACACACCGGAGGGGAAACCGCGCATCACCATCTTCAACATCGCGCATCTGAGCGACAGCGAGCGGATGTTCTTTGTCTCTTTGTTGTTGAACCAGTTGTTAGGCTGGATGCGCAGCCAGCAGGGGACGACCTCCCTGCGGGCGATGTTTTACATGGATGAGATCTACGGCTTCCTGCCGCCCACGGCGATGCCGCCTTCCAAAAAGCCGATGATGATCCTGCTGAAGCAGGCGCGAGCCTTTGGCCTGGGGCTGCTGCTGGCCACGCAAAACCCTGTGGACCTCGATTACAAAGCACTGGCCAACATTGGCACCTGGTGGATCGGCAGGCTGCAGACGGAGCGCGACAAGGCGCGGCTGCTGGACGGGCTGGAAGGAGCCATCAGCAGCAGCGGAGGGCAGTTTGAAAGGAAGACGCTGGAGGCGGCCATCTCCGGCCTGGGGAACCGAGTCTTCCTGATGAACAACGTGCATGAGGACGGCCCTGCCATCTTTCATGTGCGCTGGATCATGAGCTACCTGAGCGGTCCGCTGGCGCGGGACCAGGTGAAATGCCTGATGGATCCGCTGCGCCCGGGCAAGGCTGCCGTGGTGGGGGCAGGGGATGATGACGGCTTTCTGCCTCCGGGGGCGGCCAGCGCACCTGCGGCGGGCCGCAATACCATCAAGCCAAGGCTGCCGGAGGGAACGGCGGAATACTTCCTGGCCACAGACTGTGCTGCGGAGACCCTATGTTATGTGCCTGCCATCTTGCGGAGTGCGGAAGTGAATTTTGATGATGCGCGGCGGAAAATTTCTGGTCGCAGCAGCGTCACACTGGTGAATCCCATTGATGTGGAAAACCAGCGGGTGCTGTGGGACAGGTTTGTGGAGATTCCGCGGGATGTGGATGTGGGGCAGTGGAACACGGCAGCCGAAGAAGGGGCCGAATTTACTGACCTGCCTGGAGCTGCCATGAAGTCGGGCACCTATTCCAGCATCAAGAAAGACTATGTGGACTGGGTTTACGCCAATCATCATCTGGAGGTGAGTTTCAGCCCGCTTCTGGAAGCTTATTCCCACCCCGGGGAAAAGGTGGATGAATTCAAGGCTCGCATCACGCAGACCGCCCGTGAGCTGCGCGACGAGGCGGTTGAGGAACTGCGGGAGAAGACGGCGAAGGTCCTCAAATCTCTGGAGGCCAAAGCCATCCGTGCACAAGCGAAAGTGGACACCCAGAAAGGCCAGGCAACGAGTGCCAAAATTTCGACCGCCGTTTCCATTGGCAGCAGTTTGTTAGGCGCACTGTTTGGCCGCAAGCGTGGCATTGCCTCCATGGCCAAGGTGAGCACTGTCAACAGTGCCTCGCGTGTGATGCGTGAAAGCCAGGAAGTGGCTGCGGCCGAAGCGGAACTGGGACGAATAGAGGCGGAGATGGCGGAGGTGGAAAAACAGATGGCGGATGCGAGCCAGCAAATCCGTGATCAGTATGATCCTGCCACGCTGGTGCTGGAAACGGTGAAGCTGACCCCAGCAAAGAACAAGATCCAGGCGACTGCCATCGGCATCCTGTGGCTGCCGCATGAACGTGCCGGAGATGAATTGCGGAAAGGCTGGAGCTGA